The Heliangelus exortis chromosome Z, bHelExo1.hap1, whole genome shotgun sequence genomic sequence AATAGTAAAAACTGATAACCTCATCTACAATAACATGAGATATACTTGAGAGAAGACCATCTTCTTGAAGTTTTCGAAGCAGGACACCTGTTGTACAGTACAGTAGTCTGGTGGCTTCTCCTGTTCTTGATTCCATACGAATTTGATACCCACACAGGGaattctttaagaaaaaagaaaaaggaataactCAAAGTAGTATTCAAGCtcaatatattaaaaacaaagtgaaatttAAGCAATTAGATTCAGAGACCACACAACTTGCTAATTAATTAGCATGGTGAATGACTACCACAGTTTTTTCATTCATGCAGTTTGCTTTGttaagggagggaaaaaacactgaaattacaGTTGTTTCTCCAGAGTAACAACAAGCTGGTAAACTCATTTTCAGGATTGTCTACATTTATGCAGTTGCTCTATCAGTTGGTAGCCCTCCCCCATGCAAGAAGGATAATTAGGAAAAAAGGAGAGCCATGGattgaaatgaaaacacagacttaataaaatagtaataacTACCATTAATCCCAATACTAATAGGAATTAAAATTATACTCCGCCCATGCAGTGGTTGCAAGCTGTGTGCTCCCATCAGTGGATGCTAGATGTCAAACACTGGAAGTTCCATAGACCCAGTGAGAGCAAGCAAACAGGAGAGGAGGCCTTGGGAGGCAGAGAGATGGTAAGACCCTCCAGGGACAGGGACCATTGAGGAAGAGCCTTATCTCCAGCAAACTTCCCCATTTATGGCAAGAATGACTTCTGTCCTACAAAATGCTTCTGATGGCCAGCTTGAATCAGCTGCTGAGCACTTCCCTTCCAGCCCTAGGACCCAGCTAGGCACCAGCCTAGCTCTAGGACCTAGCTCAAAGCTGCTAAAGACCTTCATCACTATGGAAACCCACATACTGTAGCTGGCCACAAACTAAAAAATTGCGTGCCACGGTCTTCTCAAAAATTGCAGCTTCCCTGAACAGAAAACTGGTTCTTTAACTTTATTCCAGGAAACCAGGACAGGGGCTCTTCAGAGTCCtcaaataaaagtattttttgcaCACACATGATCTTGGTTTTCTTCAAGTAACGCAATAGCTTACATTGGAAAGGCCTCTTTCAAAGCAGGGCCTCACTCAAGTCCACATTGGATTGCTCAGAGCCATAGTCAGGAGAGTGCTCTTAATCACACTCTAAATAAACTTTACAAATCATATATGGTTACACAGAGGTTCACACGGGGCCAATTTGGAAAGAAACAGTTGGCACAGCAGGAAGGCCTTTTTAAGAGCTAACAACATGTAATTATTTGGTtgtttaagaaatttttttcactcagtACCAACAACCTAGCCCTCTGTATCTGATCAAAACTAGAAAAAGGAATTCAGAAACATCTTACTTTTCCTCCTGGTCCTGATTCACAGCCTAGCTCTTCACAAACTCTGGTTGCAAGACTCACTGCTGAGATTCTTCGGGGTTGTGTGCAAACAATATTACATTTACTTGATCCTTCATCTAATAACAAATCCTCCAACAAGAAATGAGGCACCTGGGTGCTCTTTCCACTGCCTGTTTCACCAGCAACAACAACTACTCTATGTTTTTTAAGGGTTTCTACTATTGAGTATCTGTGCTTAAACACAGGTAACTCCTGTCTCTCTTTCAGAAGCCTCTGGTATCTGGACGAACTTTGCAGCTTTTTGAACAAAATCCTTGAAGGTTCCAAGTTCTCTCTTTCTGATGTCTCAAGGGAGAGACTGCTGAAGTGCTCATCAGAAACTAAGTTTTCCCAAGTATCTTCAGGACCCTCAGATGCTTTTGGTTGGTTTTCAGACTGTagctgttgttgttgtttgagTTTGTTTAGTAATTTAGCAATAAAGTTATCACGAGGTTTGTTGGTTTccatcttgttttcttcttcccttttcttttcaatatCTCTCCATTCCAGCCACGCATCTCGGTAAGTAGGAGGCAGCAACTGATGAACGGACTGAAGGtggcaaaagcagaaaatcttaATTAGCAGCATCACTAACATTTTGTGTAGATGAACTTCAGTGGCAAAAGATATGACAAAACATGAAATGACactattttaaatacagaaactaTGAAAACAATAATATATCCATTGACTAAACCCTATTTTCAATAGGCTTGCATTCTttacaacactgaaaaaacagcTGTACTATCAAAAAATTCCTCCCTGTACACTGCAACAGATATACATGATTGTAGATAAAACTAAATGAACACAAAATACAAGGAAAGAATTTAGTGGGAAACACTTCATTAAACTGTTTTGAGAATTTCACTACAGATACtaatggttggacctgatgatcttaaaaggtattttccaacccaaatgaaTCTATTACTCTCTAACATAGCAAAAATGTTCAGAGGCAAAGTCCAGAACAGGAATAATAGTAAAAATCTTACTTGTCCTTTGGTTAAATGATAGAGTGCCAAAGTAGCAGCTAGATGTTGTGCTTGCATACTATCTTCTGTTAGAATTGTAGGACACATCGTCATTACATCATCTGATGATTTGACAATCCTGACCCTTAAAGACATACAGGcatttctcttaatttttaacCCATATAAATAACAAACTGTTAATGTTTAAAACACAAGTGGATAGAGAAATATAGAGAAAATAAGATGAATAAATTTAATGTTACCCAGTAGTATTTAATGAACAGAAAACATCTGATAATGTTTGATTGAATCGAAGAAattcactgctgctgaaaatttatcttttttttttctcttaacaaATGTCTTTTCTTCAGAGCAACAATATTTATACACATACAGATCACAATTAAAGTTAGTTGCTTTGGAAGAAGGActaaatgtttgtttgtttgtaacTACCTAGATAACAGCATGTTATCTCACATGCTTTAAATAACAGTAATCTGAGATGGAAACATCTGTCTAACAGCTACACAGCAGCCAGAACAGCACTGTTTTCTAATACTCTCAAGAGGACGGTATATTAACAGTTTTTAACTTGaccaaaaatacagatttttactTAGTTCCTCAAGGAGTATTACTCATCTGTAAACCTTTGTCTACTTCATTTGTACCTGGTAATATTGTAGTCCACACCATAATATTATAGGCTTGTTTActgaaaggaattaaaaaacaaaaaaccaaaccaaaccaaacaaaaaaccccagaactgATATTGCACTGTTTTGGTTACAAGTTTATGGTAGCTTTAATACAAATTCTAACTTGCAcgcattattttaaaaaatacccaAAGGGGAGCATTGATATTCATATGCTTAAAACCTATGATTTAATGTATTACTTTGCACAAGAATACCAGAAGTTAACTGTCCAAGTTTACCACAAAAGTTTGCATCACAACCTTTCATTCCGCAGTACAGAACTAAAAACTAATCCCTTCTTAATGGGACCATTTACTAGAATCTTATTTGTGCATCAGCATCCAGTGCAATACCCAGAGTGAACTATCCCCCGCGGTCAACTAAGAATAATAAACACACTATAGTCATATGAATATGAAACATGACAAGACAAAAGTAGCCagcccttttatttttaactgaaaaaaaaggaaaatgtaaagtTTATAGGAAATACATACCTACATTTCCAGTATTTTCCAACTTGTACCTTTTCAAACACAGGGTTTGGGCTCTTGGGAAAATTCTTCCTGCACCAGTCAATCAAAAATTGCTTTGGAGATTTACCAGTCCAGCTTCGAGCACTATAATCAAAATTTCTTACATCTAGtggttctttctttttcactacAAGAGCAAAAAGACATTAAGTCTCCTAAATTTTTTATACACTTATTTTACAGACTCTGATAGCCAAGAATATTCTTACATTTTGTTCAAGTGTATTTCTTACTAGAGAGCAGTATTTTCCAATatgttttgcagaaatactGGTACAGATATTGGGCAGAAATTCCTGCAATTCCCACAAGTTTCTCCCAGGAAATTAACTACAGTATTTTGCCAAATTTGATACCCAAATAACTTAAGAACTTTAGAGAATTCGGTTATCGGTAAATAACATAACAGTTTGAAGGCTTACAATACAAATGGTTAAGATGAGAGGATGACAGTAAAAACAGTAGCTAGcatcacaatgaaaaaaaatttttagacATGACATCACAGCAAAAATAGCTTTCAACATCAGCTAAAACAAATCAAGATCCCTTACAGTAACGTTGGACAGTAAAGTAGTTCACCTTGCCTTTCCTGCATTCAGAGCCTGACGACTCAGAACTGCAAGGCAATGCAACCTAGGAAAAGTAAGAGCTAACACCAGAACTTTTTTGTTAACACTTGAAGCTTGTACTGAACCATTTGCAACacacctttttcttcctttgcagcaCCTTCAGGTTTTTCAAGCAAGCTCAAATTCAGTGTTGTTTCTTGTGGCTGAGAGGATGgcgtttttttcttttcattttggttcTGGTTTGAAATCTTTATAGCTGGATTAAACACTGGATGTTCTTCAAGTATTGCCATTTCTGTCATAGAGAATATCACTTAGACCCTCCAATCACtgaacatttcttcttttctttttaaagatcaaTTATATTAGTTCATACTGAACCCAGAAAATGGAAGTAGTCAAGTACCACTACTAACTTATTGGAATTTGACCTACATGAGAAGGATATTCAGGAAAGTCTGCAATTCACATGGAGTGAAAGACAATTAAATCACTTCAATGTGATTTAAACTTCTATGCAAGTATGCAGGTCACGAAGTTACACAGGTATTTGCATAGCTTTACCTTGCTGaattcttctgattttctcttgGGCTACTTTCTGGCCTTGCTTGTCTTTGTCTTGCTTGGAAATGCTTGCTTGTTCTTTCAGTTCCAAAAGTTTGGCAGCCAGCTGTACATATCTCTCATTCTATTTCAAACAGAATAGTTGTCACATTTAGTGAACTTCATAATGAAAAGTCTGTGTGTGGTGGTGGGGAAGCTGTCCTTCATACCAAGCTTAAACAAAGAAGGAACAATTACAGTTTATGTCACCAACGATCAAAATCTTAGAATTTCATAGATGAATGCCTAATCTCACCGAGACATGTTTcaagaatttttcctttccagcacaaCACATACAGTATTTTGAGCCCCATGAATAAAactaagaaaggaaaaacaacttgtaaaagaagaaacatcaaCATTTCTCCTTCAATTGCCTGCAAATGTAAAAATaggtaacattaaaaaagtACTCAATTTATAACAAATGGATCCATCACTTGCAAAAGTGCCAGACATGTCAATTTTTTCCACCATTTTATCTTACTGGGTCAAacttttcttcatctgtttctTTCGCAGCCTCGTTCTTCTCTTCATCACTCTGTTGCTCAGCATATCGCAAAATCCATTCCTTCACActtacttctttttccttccccacatTTGTCTCCTAGGAGGAGCAAGGAAAGTACTGATAACAATAAGCAAAACCACCAGTGCCCTAATCTGCCAGTATTTACAAACTATTGCttcatattttatataaaaccaCACCATATGACATAACAAAAGCACACAAATCCCTCCAACCAGGGTAAACATCTCCTAATATACTCAGATATATACACTCCTAACACTTGATTACGGCTGCTGTAAGCAAAACTTTTGCAAGGAATCTTTCCAATTTCTAGGTTTAAGATTCaataaacaaagaaatcaaaacactGCAAGTACACAGGCAAATTGAAATGCATACAAGCAGGTAAAAAGTGCCGTATAGAACTCAATGAACAGatttcaggagaaaattaaGCTATGCTTTACCACAAATACAGACTTCAAAGAGTGTTCAAAACTTCACAGTACAAAAATTGTTACAAAAGAAGTGTTGccaaaaaaatgtacaaaaagtGACCGTGACACTGCAGTTAAAATAATATGCAAGACAATTATTAAGCATACTAAATCTTAAGAAGTTTTTTGCATCAGTGCAGGAAATTAATGCAAAATCTATGTTGAAGAAAACTTCATTCTCTCTTCCccttggtaaaaaaaaattaaattctcagATTACCTTAGTTTCGGGgccagtttttttctttttgttatctATTGAGCGAGGTGGGAGTTCATGTCGTGACACAGTAGAACAAAACTTTGCTCTAGGTTTCTGTTGCTGTTCCTCAAACTGCTGGCTAAAACCATCAGGCAAGGCatcttcagaacaaaaaaaacaaaacaaaccacacatcACAAAATACGTCCATaaataattactgaaaataatttaaagtgtGTTGGGAGACAACCAGAACATATAACAAAAAGTGAAGGCCTGAAGTAAAATCAGCCATTTGTTTGTTGTATTTCATAAAACCCTAAGAGAAGGAATAAGAAGTCTAAGACATTATACATTACAAAATACATCAGACCAAGTCAGCAGAGCATTTGGGAAAGGAACACTGTAATGATTAATAGTCTTAGTGAAACAATACATTTAATTACTATCATCAAGCATTTCCATGTCAGAGCAGTTGCTATTACTATTCTGTTACAAACTGTAGTCAATTCTGTCATGATACTGACCATCAGGAAGGTTTAAACACAGCCAATCAAGTGCAGAGTGAAGATCACCACCGTgtaaaagtgtatttttcattGCTTCCTCAATGTGCTCAGTCTTAAAAGAGAATCTTTGTAAAGCCATGTACACATcctataaataaaaaagtttagGTTTTAATTTAGCAATCAAATAAGCTTGCAAACTCCTATTTTCCATGTATCAGGTAACTGGCATTTAATGGagataaacagaaattaatgtatCACAAGTATGAGTAGAAAAGCCTGTTTTGCATATATATTTACTTataattttattgtaaatatGTTTGAAtaagtataaataaatatacattcCAGCCTCTGTACAGAACATACTTcctaattagaaaaataaacttaaattTTCCAGCTCTATGGAACAAAAAATGTAGGAAACTTAAACCATTCAGAGTAAGTTTTATTCCTCTATGCTGTCTGAAGGCTCCTACTATTGCTCCTGAATGCATAAAGATGTACCTTTTCTAATAAGCACACCTGTCAATTCTACTGACTTGATTAATGTAGCCACTGGAAAGCATGCTTCACTAGCTTGTACTACAGAAGTGTGGTGTTAACACACAATATGAAAGACAAAAGACACTGTTTAATCTAAATAAACAACGATCAGAGAACATCACTTCAAATTCTACCTGTAGTTTCTTAGCAGTAAGTCTTCTGGAAATCATTCCTTTGTCgtcattttgttttttgtggtcATTGATTATATCAATAATCCTTTTCTCCAAATTACCATTTATCATCACCTGAACAGAACATATTAGTTggcacaaagcaaaacaatacAGATTTGTGTAACATATTATGCTCTTCATAGTTAATAAAATAAGAATGCAGAAATATCTCTGCCACTCAAATCCCAACTTCTCCAGCTTTCCGTAGGTGCAGTTAATATTTATTGCAAAAGGGACACTGCCTTCCCCTTTTTCACTTTTGCAAGCTATATGCTTTTTTCTTGAAACAGAAAAGTTTACTCCTTATTACAGAGAAAGCCTTTTTAAGTCTTCAAGGAAATTCCATATGTCAAAGGAAGTAATATAAGGAAACAAATGCTTAAAAAATCTACAAGAACAAggcctttcttttctgcttacAAGGAATagtataaaattatttgatCATCAACATACACCCTGTGACACTCTTCTTCCTAtatgccatttaaaaaaaaaaaaaaaaccacccactCCAGTAGAATAACAATTTTAGTACTTTTAACACTTCTAAATATGAACTAAGCTTTGGCTGCTTCTGGTTCTGTTGCAAAAATGTGCTCTTCCTCTGACAAGAAGAATCCATATGCACAGCAGAAGCCCAAACAATGCTTAATAATTCTGCATGCatagtttcttaaaaaaagacattctcCTGCCCTCTTAATTTACCCATTTCTTTAAGCACACTCAAAATCCCAAACACATTAAGCTCAAGACAGTCATCTAATGCATTAATGTTATTTACCTGCATAACACAGTACTAGAAGAGAGCcgaagaaatatttattcagcTAACAATacaatgaaaaccaaaattGTGTTAACAAAGATACTGACCTTAAGAATAGATTTATCTAGATTTGCACCAGCACTAGACTCTGCTGTTGAACTGAAACTGTAAGTTTTTGGACCTGCAAATAGCAAATAACCATCAATTACATATGCAGAACAAGGAGAGCATTATTTATAGTAGCTAAAGCAGACTGAACATAACACAAGTTAATGCAAGCAAAGATTACactaatttttctgaaaaatgcagacCCACAACAATAATTACTGACACAGAAAGGCCCTTGAACAAGGAATAGCAAAGAAGAAGGGTATGAGTCttagcaaacaaaatataaaatccCAAGTAGCACTGTGAGAAGAAATAGGATTGACTTTGCAATTAGGGAAACCAGTAGCAGGTTCCAAACAAGCAAGAGTGTTTTGGGCTTTTCATTACAAAGTTCATAGCTGTGTAACAGAACTCTTTGCTACTAAAGCTGTGGATATTGGATGTTTAACTACATCCAAGGGCAGGCAAGATAGCTTTGTAGTAAGGAAATCAATCAATCTGGGAGGGCATTATAAAAACATATCATCTGGCTCAGGAAGACCTTAGGCTTCAACTGGTGGATGTATTTTCAACCTATTCTTACCTAAGCACCTGCTAGTACCCCCTATCTAGGGGTGGGCATTGCATGACAGAGGCCTTTGGTCTGATCTGTTAGTCattcctgaatatttttcattcagcaGCTGTTAGGAAAATACTAGTTTTCAAAGCATTCTCTGCTGTCcttagaatggtttggcttctCACAACACACACCTTGCTGCTGCATTTCATCATTTTCAGAACACACTGCGTCTGGTACTGCAACAGGTGAAACCAACCTGAGCAAACAGCAGCTTTCACCACCCCTTGAAGCTGTGTGTTTCCTCCTGCCCCCCAGAGGACAagcactgccacctcccagcccacTGCTCACAGCATGTCTGTCCCCCCGTGCCTGCAAAGAGGCTCCAGTAGAGCACACTTTTAAATGAGGACTGGGTGTAGGCAaccacatttcagaaaaaatgcagtgagCTCCAGTCAGGAGCTACCAAGAGCTGTTAGCACTCACTAGCTGATCACTGGCACTTACTGGTAAGCTGTACAACTACTCAGTATTTAGACTAAACTAACTTAGTTGTCATGTACACTGATTTATGATTTCTCCACAGCAGACAACCTAGGAGACAAACAGGATAGTTTGTGAAGAAGACTGAGTACCCTGGTGTCAGAGAAGTGGTAGACACAAGAAACAGGCTTAGTAAAGcccacatttttaaaagcacgGTGCATGAAGAGGTGCAGAAAATTTAAGCCCATGCTTTACAAAATTTTGTGTTACCAAAATGGAATCTGAAATGGCCTGGCCATTGCATGCTTACAGGCTGTGACATAAGCCATTTCTGATGTTATAAGGTACCTGAGCTACTTCTGACAAAGCAGGTTTATTGAAGACAGCCATCTCACAGTGCTGCATAACACTAGTTTTTCAGGCTGCACCCAGAACAGGCACCCCTCAGCTCGTCCAACATTGCTGAAGTGCCTCCAGAAACCACTCAGGACTTTCATCACGACACACAAAAATTATATCCCAATTCCGTGTTACATAAATAACACACGGAATAAACAGCTACAAAACCAGCCCTTACTAGGCAAGTGCCACACCAATATCTGCTCCATAAGAAGGAGCAATAATCTAATGAGACTTTGTGCAATTAACGCAACACATCGACAGGACCCATCTGCTCAGGGACACCTCGGGAAAAGACGCTACAGCCAGACCTGGCCAGCCCCGTGCCCGAGGGTTTTCCGGAGCCTCCCTCGACAACAAACAACGCCAACCCTCATTTCAGGAGCAGGCCTGTTCCCGCACAACCCAGAGGTAGGGGCAGGCGGCTCCATGCTGGCCTCCCTGACAAagctgcccctccctgtgctccctgccagccGGGACACCTCCTCCGCCGCCCGGCCCCTGCACCCCGCTTCCCCACAGCACAGCCGCCTCCAGGCCTCACTGGCCGGCGACGCCTCACACCGCGGAGCCCGGTACCTTGCTTAACACGCGGCTCCTTGGAGGAGGGCGGCGGCCGGGCCGCTCCCCGGCTGTTCGCCTccgcggcggcagcggcggcgccGGCCTCGGCAGCAGCCCGAGCACGGGCGGCAGCTGTGGCGGCAGAGGCGGTATGAGCCGCGCTGCCCGCTCGCTGCTTCTTATTGCGGCCACCCATGGCACCCCAGCCCGCAGTCGAACCCGCCCGGCCCGTATATCCGGGCACCGCGCTCGGCACCGCCCCCGCTCCCCGTGGGTCTCCGCCTCCCGCTCGGCACCGCCCCCTCCGGACTCCCTCCTCCCGCCCCACGTTGGTCTATGGGCGCGCGCCACGCCGCCGCCATCCGCAGGCCTGGCGGGAATCAGCTTCCGGGTCACGGGGCACAGCGGCCGCAGGGGCTCTGGGAAGGGCTTTgtggggggctgaggggaggctgagggtgCGGCGGTGCTGGCGGAGTGGGATCGGGATTGGGATCGGGGTGAGGAACCGGATCGGCTAGTGCCTGGGGGTGCCGGTGCTCGGGGGCTGTTTCCAAGAAACAGCTTGGAACGCTGTTTCTCCGAGTCGTGCAGTGCCGGGGTAGCAGTGGGGAGGATCGGTGTGGGAAAGGGGAGTCTCTTCCGCGCCAGGGATTgtgggagcagaggagaaaatggcGGAGGCTTTTGGCGATGAGCTCTTCAGCGTGTTTGAGGAGGAGCCGGCCGCCACCTCCGGCGCTAAGAAAACCAGCGTGGAGGCCACCGAGAGCGCCAGGAGAGCGGGGTGAGAGCGCGGGGAGGGCCCAGGGGAGCAGGGCCACGGGTGATCCGGCGGCTGGCGTGGGGGCCGCGCTGCTGGGCCCGGTTTCTGGCATTGCGTTTGAGCGATTGAACTTCTTCGGGAGGCAGGAGTCAGTGCAGCCCAAAGGGACGCATTTTTCTGGGATTCGTGTCCCCAAAGGCCGAGCGCGGTGGGCTGTTGGGGAGCACGGGAACGTGAAGACAAGGCTCATCCGGGAAGTGGTGTGAAAACGCATGGCGTGTAGTTCCATGGCGTGTAGTTCCCCGGGTTGTGCTATGGGTGTAGTGTGATCAGTGTTCCTTGTCGTACACCTGatactttttctgaaaatacataGTATATACATAAAAGAGGCAAACATAAAATTAGTTGTctgtttcttttgcagaaaaCGACTAGAAGAAAAGCCTTCAGTAGCTGTGCCCGAGAAGCTCAAAAGGGAACCTGAAGTTGGTAGTACAGAAGATGCTGTTTTGGGAAAGAAGCCAAAACTGGAAGATGCTGTATCAGAAGACACTAAGTAAGTGCCCACTTTAATGCCTAAGGAAATTGTGGCAAGACAGACTACCTAGCTATATTCCAGTTGTGAATAGTTGACAAGAGTAGTTTTGCAGTATTTGCATAGAAGATGGACTTGATTTTGCATTACCTATGAAGTGTGGATGTGCTTAAGCAGTAACAAGCACTGGGTATTTTTAGAATAACACTGTGGGCAGGTAGGCAGCTACACTATGAAATGTTCATATATTTATGGCTACTGCATATGAATGGGTTCTTGGTCAAAGCAGTTGTGTTGAATTGAGTCGTGTTGTAGGAGAGAAGCAAGTGAGGTACATGGAAGGACTCAGGCTTCCTGCGTACCACACCAGTGAAAGACATAATTGACTTGTGATTCAAGAATAAGAATTTGACCAAGGAGACAGAAACAAAGGTTTTGAGTCATGCAGCAAATAATTGGAGTCTTAACTACTTGCTGTTAAATTTGAACACAGATGGCAAGAATTTGACATGCAGTGTCAGGTATTCTTGGACACGTTGGCAAAAAAATGGGTGGAGGGAAGCCAGAACACTGTTTCTGTGCTTTAggctctcttttcttttcagaacttTATGATCATTGTTGTGAGGGTTTTTTGAAACAGATTGTTGGTAAAATGCTGgcactttttttcagcttctgcttaCTGTAGTTTAAGAGATTCTTGGCAACATGGAGGTTTATGTTGGTTCAGAAAATGGTTACCAGGGTTCATGGAATAAAAATTTATCCAGAAATGCTACATAAAGGTGTGTACCTCTGAGCTCAAGGTGTAGAAAATCtattacagaaagaaaacttacATGCTTCGTGTGTTCTTACACATGCTGTGGGTGATGTATTACTGACTTCTGTCAGATGGAATTCTGTTCTGGATTGTCATTTGGTCTTACATGGTAATATTTCTTACACTGAGGGTAAGATTTTCTGCGAGAAACGAATGAGAATACTTCTCCAAACGTTGTAACAAAGAGTATGTGCATAGAAGCAAAAGAGAATGGGAGTGAATATTGTTAAGTCAGGTTCTGTGTTAGTGGGCTCAATAAAACTTACACTTGCCTGTAGTAGATTACTAAGTATGTTAAGACTgtcagaagaaaacacaacttTATGCAGTGATATACTATGTCTTCTTTTGGCCATGAGAGAAGGGACTGGTAAAGAGAAGGTGGGATCTTGTCTTTGGGTGGCTGCTTGGGGTgcttcaggctgctgctgtgatACTTCGTATAACAGTAGCAGGAATGCATGTCTAGAATTTTGCTTTGCTATATATTGAAAGGAAGTCCGTGTCTACTTAGAAAACTTCATATGAAAAATTGTGATCTGAGTGCTCTTTTGTGGTGCAGGTTTTTAAACTGCTGGAAATCTGAAATCAGTAGCTCAAATAGTTTTATATAGCATCAAAATTTTGATATGGGTATTCTTAGTCCTGGTAGTAGTCTT encodes the following:
- the DHX29 gene encoding ATP-dependent RNA helicase DHX29, which encodes MGGRNKKQRAGSAAHTASAATAAARARAAAEAGAAAAAAEANSRGAARPPPSSKEPRVKQGPKTYSFSSTAESSAGANLDKSILKVMINGNLEKRIIDIINDHKKQNDDKGMISRRLTAKKLQDVYMALQRFSFKTEHIEEAMKNTLLHGGDLHSALDWLCLNLPDDALPDGFSQQFEEQQQKPRAKFCSTVSRHELPPRSIDNKKKKTGPETKETNVGKEKEVSVKEWILRYAEQQSDEEKNEAAKETDEEKFDPNERYVQLAAKLLELKEQASISKQDKDKQGQKVAQEKIRRIQQEMAILEEHPVFNPAIKISNQNQNEKKKTPSSQPQETTLNLSLLEKPEGAAKEEKVKKKEPLDVRNFDYSARSWTGKSPKQFLIDWCRKNFPKSPNPVFEKVQVGKYWKCRVRIVKSSDDVMTMCPTILTEDSMQAQHLAATLALYHLTKGQSVHQLLPPTYRDAWLEWRDIEKKREEENKMETNKPRDNFIAKLLNKLKQQQQLQSENQPKASEGPEDTWENLVSDEHFSSLSLETSERENLEPSRILFKKLQSSSRYQRLLKERQELPVFKHRYSIVETLKKHRVVVVAGETGSGKSTQVPHFLLEDLLLDEGSSKCNIVCTQPRRISAVSLATRVCEELGCESGPGGKNSLCGYQIRMESRTGEATRLLYCTTGVLLRKLQEDGLLSSISHVIVDEVHERSVQSDFLLVILREILHKRSDLHLILMSATVDSEKFSSYFSHCPILRISGRSYPVEIFHVEDVIEATGYVLEKDSEYCQKFLEEEEEVSINVTSKGGGTTKYQEHVPTQSGSVIDLAPYYAKYSSRTQQAVFYMNPYKINLELILELLSYLDRSPQFKNIEGAVLIFLPGLAHIQQLYDLISTDRRFNLCDRHRLIALHSVLSTQDQAAAFTIPPIGIRKIVLATNIAETGITIPDVVFVIDTGRTKENRYHESSQMSSLEETFVSKASALQRQGRAGRVRDGFCFRMYTRDRFESFMEYSVPEILRVPLEELCLHIMKCSLGSPEDFLSRALDPPQQQVIGNAMNLLRKIGACLLNEPKLTPLGQHLAALPVNVKIGKMLIFGAIFGCLDPVATLAAVMTEKSPFTTPIGRKDEADLAKSSLAMAVSDHITIYNAYLGWKKARQEGGYRAEMTYCRRNFLNRTSLLTLEDVKQELIRVVRAAGFTAPAMQCGWNGNGATQPLSLHEISLLKAVLTAGLYDNIGKIMYTKSVDITEKLACIVETPQGKAQVHPSSVNRDLQTYGWLLYQEKVRYTKVYLRETTLISPFPILLFGGDIEVQHRERLLTVDGWIHFQAPVKIAVIFKQLRVLIESVLRKKLENPKMSLEGDKVLHIIKELIKTENGN